In the Hordeum vulgare subsp. vulgare chromosome 7H, MorexV3_pseudomolecules_assembly, whole genome shotgun sequence genome, one interval contains:
- the LOC123413072 gene encoding disease resistance protein PIK6-NP-like: MEVAAGAMGPVIRKLGELLVRECNLKKRVKKGVQSLLTELEIMHAVLRKVGEVPSDQLEEPVRIWAGKVRDLSCDMEDAVDDFLVRVDEGSSSKPTDMRSRVKKFLKKTTTLFGKGKALHQICDAIEEAQDKAQELADLRKKYELDMCSTSNGATIDPRVLALHKHVGELVGIEHTRNELVKTLICEDGTSEEQLKTISIVGVGGLGKTTLTKAVYEKIKAQFDCAAFVPVGQKPDIRKVFKDLLYGLDKEKFKDIHNTTKGENLLIEDISEFLVDKRYLIVIDDIWEKDIWKYIDCALYKNKLQSRVITTTRNVSVSEACLSSTNGTIHRMKHLSDEDSQILFHKRIFQSEEKCPEDLQIVSRDILKKCGGVPLAIITIASLLASNQQVKPNHEWVDVYNSMGRGVTQSDTAKDMKMILSLSYYDLPPHLKSCLLYLSIFPEDFVIKRVSLIRRWVAEGFIQRDKKETSLFEIGERYFNELMNRSLIQPAEINVEGTVVTFRIHDMVLDLICSLSTEENFIDVLDNVEWHAPNLQRKFRRLSLHNINAKVQNHQFGSTNLSKVRTFAVFSSIACDWLPPLSSFKFLRVLDLENCDRREISSGISLKYVGSLIHLRYLGLRNADVQELPLDIGKLQLLQTLDIRGTSIEELPASVVQLTNLICLRVDKYLVLPRGMGNLMSLEVLGLVGLCPSPHIAKELSHLTELRTFSINCVCVNMDGGLIDILIKSLGNLQKLHNLCIDYGGRLIDRMRESWVPPPHLRSFQSHGYSETAWFSILPKWVNSTSLPYLSTLIIEVKELQGDDLQIIGMLPALRLLHLRASHVMGTLVVRADAFPYARCCLFNEFLTSPCLFPPGAMPRVHRLVFKVSARSIASGEVDCDMGHLPSLEHVGVILQRDDSSNNELETAKAWLTRAAEAHPKRPSIVIYVLDTSADVPLPVRP; this comes from the exons AGGGCTCAAGCAGCAAGCCAACGGACATGAGGAGTCGAGTCAAAAAGTTCCTCAAGAAGACCACCACATTGTTTGGCAAGGGTAAAGCACTTCATCAAATCTGTGATGCCATCGAAGAAGCTCAAGAT AAGGCCCAGGAGTTGGCGGACCTGCGTAAAAAATACGAGCTTGACATGTGTAGCACTAGCAATGGTGCTACCATTGACCCACGTGTGTTAGCTTTGCACAAACATGTAGGGGAGCTTGTAGGCATTGAACACACAAGGAATGAGCTTGTCAAAACACTGATTTGTGAAGACGGGACTTCCGAGGAGCAACTAAAGACAATCTCTATAGTTGGTGTTGGTGGGTTGGGCAAGACAACCCTAACCAAAGCAGTTTATGAGAAGATTAAAGCCCAATTTGATTGTGCGGCTTTTGTCCCTGTGGGTCAGAAACCAGATATCCGAAAAGTTTTCAAGGACTTGCTCTATGGCCTTGACAAAGAAAAGTTCAAGGACATTCATAATACAACAAAGGGTGAAAATCTACTCATTGAGGATATCAGCGAATTTCTTGTTGATAAGAG GTACCTCATCGTAATCGATGATATATGGGAAAAAGACATATGGAAATATATAGATTGTGCTCTCTATAAAAATAAACTCCAGAGTCGGGTAATCACAACAACCCGCAATGTGAGTGTGTCCGAAGCATGTCTCTCTTCCACTAATGGCACAATTCACAGAATGAAACATCTTTCTGATGAAGACTCCCAAATACTCTTTCATAAAAGAATATTTCAAAGCGAGGAGAAATGTCCAGAAGATTTGCAGATAGTATCAAGAGATATCTTGAAGAAATGTGGTGGTGTACCATTGGCCATCATTACAATAGCTAGCCTTCTGGCTAGTAATCAGCAGGTAAAGCCGAACCATGAGTGGGTGGATGTGTACAATTCGATGGGTCGTGGAGTTACACAGAGTGATACTGCTAAGGACATGAAGATGATATTATCACTCAGCTATTATGATTTGCCTCCTCATTTGAAGAGTTGTTTATTATATCTAAGCATCTTTCCTGAAGACTTTGTGATTAAGAGAGTTTCATTGATACGGAGGTGGGTTGCCGAAGGTTTTATCCAGCGTGACAAAAAAGAAACCAGCCTATTTGAGATCGGAGAGAGATACTTCAACGAGCTTATGAACAGGAGCTTGATCCAGCCAGCAGAAATCAATGTGGAAGGCACGGTAGTAACTTTCCGCATACATGATATGGTGCTTGACCTTATCTGCTCACTGTCAACTGAAGAGAATTTTATCGATGTACTGGATAATGTTGAGTGGCATGCACCTAATCTGCAAAGGAAATTTCGCAGGTTATCACTTCATAATATCAATGCAAAGGTTCAGAACCATCAGTTTGGTAGCACTAACCTGTCAAAAGTGAGGACATTTGCTGTTTTTTCTTCCATTGCTTGTGATTGGTTGCCACCTCTCTCAAGCTTCAAATTTTTACGTGTGTTGGATCTTGAAAATTGTGACAGACGTGAAATTAGCTCTGGTATAAGCCTCAAGTATGTAGGGAGTTTAATTCATCTAAGGTACCTAGGGCTAAGGAATGCTGATGTTCAGGAACTCCCATTGGACATAGGCAAATTGCAGCTTTTGCAGACACTGGATATAAGAGGCACTAGTATAGAAGAATTACCTGCAAGTGTTGTTCAGCTCACAAATTTGATATGCCTACGTGTCGACAAGTACTTGGTGCTGCCAAGAGGAATGGGGAACTTGATGTCCCTCGAAGTGCTCGGCTTGGTAGGATTATGCCCATCTCCTCACATTGCGAAAGAGCTGAGTCATCTGACAGAGCTTAGGACATTCAGTATTAACTGTGTCTGTGTTAACATGGACGGGGGTCTGATTGATATATTAATCAAGTCTCTAGGCAACCTGCAGAAATTGCATAATCTGTGTATTGATTATGGTGGCAGATTGATAGATCGAATGCGTGAAAGCTGGGTGCCCCCTCCACACCTCCGTAGTTTTCAGTCACATGGTTACTCTGAAACTGCGTGGTTCTCGATACTTCCAAAGTGGGTTAACTCAACGTCGCTTCCCTACCTCTCCACCCTGATCATAGAAGTGAAAGAACTGCAAGGGGATGACCTTCAGATCATTGGGATGCTGCCTGCTCTTCGGCTTCTGCACCTACGTGCAAGTCACGTGATGGGAACGTTGGTTGTGAGGGCCGATGCATTCCCATATGCGAGATGCTGCTTGTTCAATGAGTTTCTGACTTCGCCGTGCCTTTTTCCACCTGGAGCTATGCCAAGGGTTCACCGCCTTGTGTTCAAGGTCTCTGCACGATCGATCGCGAGTGGTGAGGTTGACTGCGACATGGGCCACCTTCCTTCTCTCGAGCATGTCGGGGTTATTCTGCAGCGTGATGATTCCAGCAATAACGAGTTGGAGACAGCCAAGGCTTGGCTGACGCGCGCAGCAGAGGCTCATCCAAAGCGTCCCTCCATTGTAATATATGTATTAGACACGAGTGCTGACGTGCCTCTGCCGGTAAG GCCTTGA
- the LOC123412481 gene encoding disease resistance protein RGA5-like — MEAAAGALSPVLRKLGELLAGEYNLEKRVKKSVQSLLTELEMMHAVLREVGKVPSDQLQGPVRIWAGKVRDLSCDMEDAVDDFLVRVGEGSCSKPTDMRSRVNKFLKKTTTLFGKGKALHQICDAIKEAQDLAKELAELRKKYELDMRSISNGAIVDPRVLALQKDAGELVGLDRTRDDLIKTLVCEDGSSKEKLKTISIVGVGGLGKTTLTKAVFEKIKGEFDCAAFVPVGQNPDIKKVFKDLLYGLDKEKFKDVHNTKRDEKLLIEELSEFLVDKRYLVVIDDIWEEEIWRFINCALCKNKLHSRVITTTRNVSVSQACLSSSDDMIHKMEPLSDDDSLILFHRRIFQSEEKCPEDLQVVSREILKKCGGVPLAIITIASLLVSNQRIKHKDEWMHVHNSMGRGVTQGGIVKDMKRILSLSYYDLPSHLKPCLLYLSIFPEDLEIKRDWLIWRWVAEGFIQCDKKENRLFEIGESYFNELLNRSLIQPAEINWEGTVVTFRIHDMVLDLICSLSSEENFISILNNDEWHAPNLQRKFRRLSIHNINAKVQNHQFDSTSLSKVRTFAVFSPVTCDWLPPIPSFQFLRVLDLGNGDGRESSSGISLKYVGNLIHLRYLGLRNADVQELPLDIGKLQLLQTLDIRGTNIKNLPASAVQLTNLICLRFYNDLVLPRGMGNLTSLEVLGRVRLSPSPHIAKELSHLTELRTLSINCVNMNGDLIDTLIKSLGNLQKLHNLCIDRGGRLIDRMRESWVPPPHLRSFQSPNHIRSGWFSILPKWVNSRSLPHLSTLSIVVKELQGDELQIIGMLPALRFLDLHAWYVLGELVVRADAFPSARCCKFHGFLTSPGLFPPGAMPRVQRLRFCVSARSITSGEVDCGMGHLPSLEHVQVSLRPQNSSDEEMETAKTLLRRAAEAHPKSPTILI; from the exons ATGGAGGCTGCTGCTGGGGCGTTGAGCCCTGTTCTCCGTAAGCTCGGTGAGCTGCTCGCCGGAGAATACAACCTGGAGAAGCGAGTAAAGAAAAGTGTACAGTCGCTTCTTACAGAACTAGAGATGATGCACGCTGTACTTCGTGAGGTTGGCAAGGTGCCGTCGGATCAGCTCCAGGGGCCGGTCCGGATTTGGGCTGGCAAGGTGAGAGACCTGTCTTGCGACATGGAAGACGCTGTTGATGACTTCCTGGTGCGTGTAGGTGAgggttcatgcagcaagccaacggACATGAGGAGTCGAGTCAATAAGTTCCTCAAGAAGACCACCACATTATTTGGTAAGGGCAAAGCACTTCATCAAATCTGCGATGCTATCAAAGAAGCTCAGGATCTTGCAAAGGAGTTAGCGGAGCTACGTAAAAAGTATGAGCTTGACATGCGTAGCATTAGCAATGGTGCTATCGTTGACCCTCGTGTGCTAGCTCTGCAAAAGGATGCAGGGGAGCTTGTCGGACTTGACCGCACAAGGGATGACCTTATTAAAACACTGGTTTGTGAGGATGGGAGTTCCAAGGAGAAATTGAAGACAATCtctattgttggtgttggtgggcTGGGCAAGACAACCCTCACCAAAGCAGTTTTTGAGAAGATCAAAGGCGAATTCGATTGTGCAGCGTTTGTCCCCGTGGGTCAGAACCCAGATATCAAGAAAGTTTTCAAAGACCTACTCTATGGGCTCGACAAAGAGAAGTTCAAAGACGTTCATAATACAAAAAGGGATGAGAAACTACTCATTGAGGAGCTCAGTGAATTCCTTGTGGACAAGAG GTACCTCGTCGTAATTGATGATATATGGGAAGAGGAAATATGGAGATTTATTAATTGTGCTTTGTGTAAAAACAAACTCCATAGTCGGGTAATCACAACAACCCGCAATGTGAGTGTGTCCCAAGCATGTCTCTCTTCTAGTGATGACATGATTCACAAAATGGAGCCTCTTTCTGATGATGACTCTCTGATACTCTTCCACCGAAGAATATTTCAAAGCGAGGAGAAATGTCCAGAAGATTTGCAAGTAGTATCGAGAGAGATATTGAAGAAATGTGGTGGTGTACCATTAGCCATAATTACAATAGCTAGCCTCCTAGTTAGCAACCAAAGGATAAAGCACaaagatgaatggatgcatgtgcACAATTCAATGGGCCGTGGAGTTACACAAGGTGGTATCGTGAAGGACATGAAGAGGATATTATCACTCAGCTATTATGATTTGCCATCCCATCTGAAGCCTTGTTTATTATATCTAAGCATCTTTCCTGAAGACTTGGAGATTAAAAGGGATTGGCTGATATGGAGGTGGGTTGCTGAAGGGTTTATCCAGTGTGACAAAAAAGAAAACAGGCTGTTTGAGATTGGAGAGAGCTACTTTAACGAGCTATTGAATAGGAGCTTGATCCAGCCAGCAGAAATCAATTGGGAAGGAACGGTAGTAACTTTCCGTATACATGATATGGTGCTTGATCTTATCTGCTCACTGTCAAGTGAAGAGAATTTTATCTCCATATTGAATAATGATGAGTGGCATGCACCTAATCTGCAAAGGAAATTTCGCAGGTTATCAATTCATAATATCAATGCAAAGGTTCAGAACCATCAGTTTGACAGCACTAGCCTGTCAAAAGTGAGGACCTTTGCTGTTTTCTCTCCTGTTACCTGTGATTGGTTGCCACCTATCCCAAGCTTCCAATTTTTACGTGTGCTGGATCTTGGAAATGGTGACGGACGTGAAAGTAGCTCTGGTATCAGCCTCAAGTATGTAGGGAATTTAATTCACCTAAGGTACCTAGGGCTAAGGAATGCTGATGTTCAGGAACTCCCATTGGACATAGGCAAACTGCAGCTTTTGCAGACACTGGATATAAGAGGCACTAATATAAAAAATTTACCTGCAAGTGCTGTTCAGCTCACAAATTTGATATGCCTACGTTTCTACAACGACTTGGTGCTGCCAAGAGGAATGGGGAACTTGACGTCCCTCGAAGTGCTGGGCAGAGTAAGATTATCCCCGTCTCCTCACATTGCGAAAGAGTTGAGTCATCTGACAGAGCTTAGGACATTGAGTATTaactgtgtgaacatgaatggggATCTGATTGATACATTAATCAAGTCTCTAGGGAACCTGCAGAAATTGCATAATTTGTGTATTGATCGTGGTGGCAGATTGATAGATCGAATGCGTGAAAGCTGGGTGCCCCCTCCACACCTCCGTAGTTTTCAGTCACCGAATCACATTAGATCTGGGTGGTTCTCGATACTTCCAAAGTGGGTTAATTCAAGATCGCTTCCCCACCTCTCCACCCTGTCAATAGTTGTCAAAGAACTGCAAGGGGATGAACTTCAGATCATCGGGATGCTGCCTGCTCTTCGGTTTCTGGATCTCCATGCATGGTACGTGCTGGGAGAGTTGGTTGTGAGGGCCGATGCATTCCCATCTGCGAGATGCTGCAAGTTCCATGGGTTTCTGACTTCGCCAGGCCTTTTCCCACCTGGAGCTATGCCAAGGGTTCAAAGGCTTCGGTTCTGTGTCTCTGCACGGTCGATCACGAGTGGTGAGGTTGACTGCGGCATGGGGCACCTCCCTTCTCTCGAGCATGTTCAGGTTTCTCTGCGGCCGCAGAATTCCAGCGATGAAGAGATGGAGACAGCCAAGACTTTGCTGAGGCGCGCAGCAGAAGCCCATCCTAAAAGTCCCACCATTCTAATCTAG